A stretch of Myroides oncorhynchi DNA encodes these proteins:
- a CDS encoding cytochrome c oxidase subunit II: MTSLLILAAVVLLGIAVWQLTKIFDLTQVGSAPDDISTEIANEKDNNINGYLTFAFLGFIYIFTIFCLVEYGSFPLMDNPASEHGKEVDNLMWISMGLIGVVQIFTQFLLHYFAFQGRGLKGRKARFFSDNDKLEALWTIIPVITLSGLILYGLFAWNDIMFVDEEEDVLIVEVYAKQFGWDVRYSGTDNTLGKANVRFIEGVNLVGVDMSDPNAADDMMAKELHLPVGKKVVLKFRSQDVLHSAYLPHFRAQMNCVPGMVTQFAFVPIVTTEEMRSREAIVKKVGNINALRAERSQELIKKGEEALDPYTFDYLMLCNKICGASHYNMQMKVVVETPEEFNAWLKGLPTLKEQVAAEKASNEPAPAVEEAPVVTEEVQTEAIAQVVK, from the coding sequence ATGACAAGTTTATTAATATTAGCTGCGGTTGTATTATTAGGTATTGCTGTATGGCAATTAACAAAGATCTTTGACTTAACACAAGTTGGATCTGCTCCTGATGATATTTCTACAGAGATCGCTAATGAGAAGGATAATAACATCAATGGTTATTTAACTTTCGCTTTCTTAGGATTCATTTATATCTTTACTATCTTCTGTTTAGTAGAGTATGGAAGTTTTCCTTTGATGGATAACCCTGCGTCAGAGCACGGAAAAGAGGTTGACAATTTAATGTGGATCTCAATGGGGTTAATCGGAGTTGTTCAAATTTTTACACAGTTTTTACTACACTACTTTGCATTCCAAGGTCGTGGATTAAAAGGTAGAAAAGCTCGTTTCTTTTCAGATAATGATAAGTTAGAAGCACTTTGGACAATTATTCCTGTAATTACATTATCAGGTTTGATTCTTTATGGATTGTTTGCTTGGAATGATATTATGTTTGTTGACGAGGAAGAAGACGTTCTTATTGTTGAAGTTTACGCTAAGCAATTCGGATGGGATGTTCGTTACTCAGGTACAGATAATACATTAGGAAAAGCGAACGTACGTTTTATCGAAGGAGTTAATTTAGTTGGTGTAGACATGTCTGACCCTAATGCTGCTGATGATATGATGGCTAAGGAATTACACCTACCAGTTGGTAAAAAAGTGGTATTGAAGTTCCGTTCACAAGATGTTCTTCACTCAGCTTATTTACCTCATTTTAGAGCGCAGATGAACTGTGTTCCTGGTATGGTTACTCAATTTGCTTTCGTTCCGATTGTTACTACAGAGGAAATGAGAAGTCGTGAGGCAATTGTTAAAAAAGTGGGTAATATTAATGCTCTTAGAGCTGAAAGAAGCCAAGAATTAATTAAAAAAGGAGAAGAAGCTTTAGATCCATATACGTTTGATTATTTAATGTTATGTAATAAGATCTGTGGAGCATCACACTATAACATGCAAATGAAAGTTGTGGTAGAAACTCCTGAAGAATTTAATGCTTGGTTAAAAGGACTTCCTACATTAAAAGAGCAAGTTGCTGCTGAAAAAGCAAGTAATGAACCTGCTCCTGCTGTAGAAGAGGCTCCTGTAGTGACTGAAGAAGTACAAACAGAAGCTATCGCTCAAGTAGTAAAATAA
- a CDS encoding quinol:cytochrome C oxidoreductase, producing the protein MYTFSKNLKTFAIVLMALGLMGIAYGFLTAPKDLAEVKQILTEQAHHEGGEHHVSAADHSVSDSADHDHHAEHVYGQLKNKPWTALYIACIFVMLVAVGILVFYAINNAASAGWSPVLFRVMEGLSAYVLPGSIIFFVILVVSVMGGNHLFIWSDPAVVEADHLIAGKSGYLNVPFFLIRAVIYLAGWNFYRMYVRKQSLALDATGDQSYYKKIFKGSAAFLVFFIVTESMASWDWIMSIDTHWYSTLFGWYVFASFFVTAITTIAFVTLYLKNKGYLEYVNTSHIHDLAKFMFGLSIFWTYLWFSQFMLQWYSNIPEEVTYFIFRIQEYNLPFFGMLVLNFLLPLLLLINTDFKRLTWIVVMAGSCIIVGHYIDFFMMIAPGTVGGSWFIGVSEIASFMFFVGLFIYVGFSSIAKAPLLAKNNPLIEESKHFHY; encoded by the coding sequence ATGTACACATTTTCAAAAAATTTAAAAACTTTTGCAATCGTCCTTATGGCTTTAGGGCTTATGGGGATTGCATATGGTTTTTTAACTGCGCCAAAAGATCTTGCTGAAGTAAAGCAGATCTTAACTGAGCAAGCTCATCATGAAGGTGGTGAGCATCACGTATCTGCTGCAGATCATTCTGTTTCGGATTCAGCTGACCATGATCACCATGCAGAGCACGTATATGGGCAGTTAAAAAACAAACCTTGGACTGCTTTATACATAGCTTGTATTTTTGTTATGTTAGTTGCAGTAGGTATACTTGTATTCTACGCAATTAATAACGCAGCAAGTGCTGGATGGTCTCCAGTATTATTTAGAGTTATGGAAGGACTATCTGCTTATGTATTACCAGGTTCTATTATTTTCTTCGTGATTTTAGTAGTATCGGTAATGGGAGGTAATCACTTGTTTATTTGGTCTGACCCTGCTGTGGTAGAAGCTGATCATTTAATTGCGGGGAAATCAGGATACTTAAATGTACCTTTCTTCTTGATTAGAGCAGTTATTTACTTAGCAGGATGGAACTTCTACAGAATGTATGTTCGTAAACAATCTTTAGCTTTAGATGCTACAGGTGATCAATCATACTACAAAAAGATATTTAAAGGTTCTGCTGCTTTCTTAGTATTCTTTATCGTTACTGAGTCTATGGCATCTTGGGACTGGATTATGTCAATCGATACTCACTGGTATAGTACATTATTCGGATGGTATGTATTCGCTAGTTTCTTTGTAACAGCTATTACAACTATCGCTTTTGTTACTCTTTACTTAAAGAACAAAGGATACTTAGAATATGTTAATACAAGCCATATTCACGATTTAGCTAAATTTATGTTTGGATTAAGTATATTCTGGACTTATCTTTGGTTCTCACAATTTATGTTACAATGGTACTCTAATATTCCTGAGGAGGTAACTTACTTCATCTTTAGAATTCAAGAGTATAATTTACCATTCTTCGGAATGTTAGTATTGAACTTCTTATTGCCATTATTATTATTGATCAATACAGACTTCAAACGTTTAACTTGGATTGTTGTTATGGCAGGATCATGTATTATCGTAGGTCACTATATTGACTTCTTTATGATGATTGCTCCTGGTACAGTTGGAGGTTCTTGGTTTATTGGTGTTTCTGAGATAGCATCGTTTATGTTCTTCGTAGGTTTATTTATCTATGTTGGATTTAGCTCGATTGCTAAAGCACCATTATTGGCTAAAAACAACCCATTGATTGAAGAGAGTAAACATTTTCACTATTAA
- a CDS encoding cytochrome c oxidase subunit I, producing the protein MSVEGHENNHDHSHDHDHHDKGNFFTKYVFSLDHKMIAKQYLITGIIMGIIGIVMSLLFRMQIAWPEESFTVFKWLLGDKMAPDGVMKNDAYLALVTMHGTIMVFFVLTAGLSGTFSNLLIPLQIGARDMASGFLNMLSYWLFFISAVLMIISLFVEGGPASSGWTVYPPLSALPKAIPGSGMGMTLWLVSMAIFIASSLMGSLNYVATVINLRTKGMSMTRLPLTVWALFTTAVIGIVSFPVLLSAALLLLFDRSFGTSFFLSDIYLAGEVLHYQGGSPVLYEHLFWFLGHPEVYIVILPAMGITSEVIACNARKPIFGYRAMIASILGIAFLSTIVWGHHMFVSGMNPFLGSVFTFTTLLIAIPSAVKAFNYITTIWSGNIQMNPSMLFCIGFVSTFITGGLTGIILGDSTLDINVHDTYFVIAHFHLVMGISALYGMFAGIYHWFPKMFGRMMNKNLGYIHFWVTAVCAYGVFFPMHFIGLAGLPRRYYSNTAFPLFDEFYDVNVLITVFALVGAAFQLVFLWNFFYSIFYGKKATQNPWRSNSLEWTTPVEHIHGNWPGELPVVYRWPYDYSKPGLPDDFAPQNMPYVEGEEQLHH; encoded by the coding sequence ATGTCAGTAGAAGGACACGAAAACAATCACGATCATTCACATGATCATGATCATCACGATAAAGGGAACTTCTTTACTAAATATGTGTTTAGTTTAGACCACAAAATGATTGCAAAACAATACTTGATTACAGGTATTATTATGGGAATCATAGGGATTGTAATGTCTCTTTTATTTAGAATGCAAATCGCTTGGCCAGAAGAATCTTTTACAGTATTCAAATGGTTATTAGGTGATAAAATGGCTCCAGATGGAGTTATGAAAAATGATGCTTACCTAGCTCTAGTTACCATGCATGGTACTATTATGGTATTCTTCGTTTTAACTGCTGGTTTAAGTGGTACGTTCTCGAACTTACTTATTCCATTGCAAATTGGAGCACGTGATATGGCTTCAGGTTTCTTAAACATGTTGTCTTATTGGTTATTCTTCATTTCTGCTGTATTAATGATTATATCATTGTTCGTAGAAGGAGGACCTGCATCTTCAGGTTGGACGGTTTATCCTCCATTGAGTGCATTGCCAAAAGCTATTCCTGGTTCAGGGATGGGTATGACATTATGGTTAGTATCGATGGCAATTTTTATCGCATCTTCTTTAATGGGGTCGTTAAACTATGTTGCTACAGTTATTAACTTAAGAACAAAAGGGATGTCAATGACAAGATTACCATTAACAGTGTGGGCATTATTCACAACAGCTGTAATTGGTATCGTATCATTCCCTGTATTATTATCAGCAGCTTTATTATTATTATTTGATAGAAGTTTTGGAACTTCATTCTTCTTATCAGATATCTATTTAGCTGGAGAGGTATTACATTACCAAGGTGGATCACCTGTATTATATGAGCACTTATTCTGGTTCTTAGGTCACCCTGAGGTTTACATCGTAATTTTACCAGCAATGGGTATTACGTCAGAAGTAATTGCTTGTAATGCTCGTAAACCAATTTTTGGTTACCGTGCGATGATCGCTTCTATCTTAGGTATTGCTTTCTTATCAACAATCGTTTGGGGACACCACATGTTCGTATCTGGTATGAACCCATTCTTAGGATCTGTATTTACATTTACAACGTTGTTAATTGCAATTCCATCAGCAGTAAAAGCGTTCAATTATATCACAACAATTTGGAGTGGTAATATCCAAATGAACCCATCAATGTTATTCTGTATTGGATTCGTATCTACGTTTATCACAGGAGGTTTAACGGGGATTATTTTAGGAGATTCAACACTAGATATCAACGTTCACGATACTTATTTCGTAATCGCTCACTTCCACTTAGTAATGGGTATTTCTGCTCTTTACGGAATGTTTGCTGGTATCTACCACTGGTTCCCTAAAATGTTTGGACGTATGATGAACAAAAACTTAGGTTATATCCATTTCTGGGTAACTGCAGTTTGTGCTTACGGTGTATTCTTCCCAATGCACTTTATCGGATTAGCTGGTTTACCTCGTCGTTACTATTCTAATACGGCATTCCCGTTATTTGATGAGTTCTATGACGTAAACGTATTGATTACTGTATTTGCTTTAGTTGGAGCAGCATTCCAATTAGTGTTCTTATGGAACTTCTTTTACAGTATTTTCTACGGTAAAAAAGCTACACAGAACCCATGGAGAAGTAACTCTCTTGAGTGGACTACACCAGTAGAGCACATTCATGGTAACTGGCCTGGAGAATTACCAGTTGTTTACAGATGGCCTTATGACTATAGTAAACCTGGATTACCAGACGACTTTGCTCCTCAAAATATGCCTTACGTTGAAGGTGAAGAGCAATTACATCATTAA